AACAACTCTATTACGAGTCTGAATATCGAATCCGCTTTGACATTTTCACCCTTGTCGCCGAGAATGTTGGCGTACAGGAGAAGGGCTTTCGGGTAATATTCGGATTCGGAATAATTGTCAATGACTTGCAGAAGTTTTTGCTCCCCCAGGACTGTGTTTTTAAGTTCGAATGTGTAGAGTTCGGCGAGAAGAAATTCAATGGTGTCTCTTCCCTGGAAGGACATTGTTTCAACCTGCGACTCGTAGATGAAAATCCTGTCGAGAGAAGCCGCCCTTCTCATAGCCATGGCGGCGGTGATATCGTCGGGGTTGGACATTCGCGATTCATCGAAGAATTCTTTTGCTTTTTTGAAGTCGGAAAGGTTTTCTTCGTAAATCTCTCCAGCAAGGTAGAGAGCTTTTGCGGCTTCAGTAGTTCGGGGGTAAGTTTTGACAATCTCATCGCAAATGGACAACGCTTCCTGAAAGTTATTTTTCTCCCTCAGACAATGAGCAATTTCTATAGCGACTTCGGCGTCTTTTGTCCCGGGACCCATCTTTGCCCTGAGGGCGCGAAGTACATCTATTGCCTCGTCGAGCCTGCCCAAATATCTCAGGGCCTGCGCGAATCTGAGGTTCGTCTTAAGGTAGAGAGAAAAATTCTTCTCATCTACGACTTCGTGAATTTCTTCCTGCAGGTCGAGAAGATTTATCCAGTCTTCGTTCTGAAAATATATCTCGGACTCTTCGAGTAAAACGAGAATGTAAAAAGAACTTCTAGTAAACTTTTCCTTGAACTCGCCGATCTTGCTCAGAGCGATGTTGTACTCTTCGGAAAGAACATACACCTTGATTTCATTAAAAAGAGCTTCCGGCATCACTCCTTTATCTTCTGTCATATAAGCTTTGACAAACTGCCCGAGGGCGATTTCATATTCGCCTTTAAGGGTGTATGCAACGCCTGAATTCAAGTAAGCTCTCGGGGTAAAAGGGCTTGCCGGATAATACTGGTAGATCTCCTCGAATTTCTTGATTGCCAGCTGGTATTCGCCTTTCAAAAGAAACGAATTCCCCATCATGAAAAGCGCGTCATCCACAAAAGGGCTCGAAGAATAGTATTTAACTATTTTCCCGCACCTTATAATCGCCGAATCTAGTTCGATTATCCCCACCAACAAAGTATCCCTGCCGGCAAGAGCGGCTTCTCTGCGCATTTTCAGAGCCGTGTTGTAGTATTTTTTCGCGTTGTAGTATGTGTTAAAATAAGCCCTGTATCCGCAGGAAAACATAAGCGCTGAAAGAAGCAGGACAAACGGGAAGTTTTTTATTCTTTCCTTAATTCCATTCCCCTTATAAAATCGAGTTTGGCGTTATCTCTGTCGCCCAGTTTCTCACCGCAAATCCCTCTGTTGGTGTAGGCGTCGGCGTAATACGGGTCTATTGCCAGCGCCCTCGTGAAAATATTTTTTGCCTCTGTATAGAAACCGCTCTCCATCAGAGTGACCCCATAGTTGTAATAGAGCCAGAAAGATGTGCTGTCGAAAGCAGTAGCTTCTGCAAAGCACTTCATAGCTTCCTGGTCATCGCCTACAAAAATTTTGAGAAGAGCGCAGTTGTAGAGAGTTGAAGATTTTACCTCGGGTGACGTGTCTTCGAGGGCGTAGTCAAAATATGTCTCAATTTCACCACTGTTGAAGATAATCTCCTGTGAATCGAGGGACACCAGCATGGAAGTACCGAGCATGTAATATTCGGCGGGTTTCAAAGTCGGGTATTTCTTGAGGAAGTCGGTCACCTGGAGAAAATCGCCCGACCTGAAAAGAGCAAGAGAGAGATTGCTCCTCGCCTCTTCGTAAAGGCTGTCTGTCTGCAGGGCTTGCCTGAAATAAGCGGCGGCTTCCAGCAAACTGTCGCTATGGAGTTTTGAAACACCCGCCAGATTGAGGTAGTAAGGTTTTTCGGAAGAAAAGGATGCCGCTTTTTCGAAACATCTCGCGGCATCGTCGTATTTATTTTCTCTCAAAAATTGAAAACCGGCCCCGGAATATACGTCTTGAAAAGAAACACCCATTTTTTCAGCTTCACAGACCGCTTCTTCTTCT
This genomic interval from candidate division WOR-3 bacterium contains the following:
- a CDS encoding tetratricopeptide repeat protein gives rise to the protein MKKLNTILLIFIAGCMSFSGYWDKSLGLLKENRLPEAISVMENEVQKKPSDALVRLRYALVLHRCGKNVQSALQADTAFYLGIEEEEAVCEAEKMGVSFQDVYSGAGFQFLRENKYDDAARCFEKAASFSSEKPYYLNLAGVSKLHSDSLLEAAAYFRQALQTDSLYEEARSNLSLALFRSGDFLQVTDFLKKYPTLKPAEYYMLGTSMLVSLDSQEIIFNSGEIETYFDYALEDTSPEVKSSTLYNCALLKIFVGDDQEAMKCFAEATAFDSTSFWLYYNYGVTLMESGFYTEAKNIFTRALAIDPYYADAYTNRGICGEKLGDRDNAKLDFIRGMELRKE
- a CDS encoding tetratricopeptide repeat protein, with the protein product MFSCGYRAYFNTYYNAKKYYNTALKMRREAALAGRDTLLVGIIELDSAIIRCGKIVKYYSSSPFVDDALFMMGNSFLLKGEYQLAIKKFEEIYQYYPASPFTPRAYLNSGVAYTLKGEYEIALGQFVKAYMTEDKGVMPEALFNEIKVYVLSEEYNIALSKIGEFKEKFTRSSFYILVLLEESEIYFQNEDWINLLDLQEEIHEVVDEKNFSLYLKTNLRFAQALRYLGRLDEAIDVLRALRAKMGPGTKDAEVAIEIAHCLREKNNFQEALSICDEIVKTYPRTTEAAKALYLAGEIYEENLSDFKKAKEFFDESRMSNPDDITAAMAMRRAASLDRIFIYESQVETMSFQGRDTIEFLLAELYTFELKNTVLGEQKLLQVIDNYSESEYYPKALLLYANILGDKGENVKADSIFRLVIELFPSTEYSQYAYNKLLYADTSTTQEE